AGGATGCTCCATTATAATCTAAATGTGAGGGAGAAACCTTTAAAGACATTAGATAAGGAAATGGTTTTTCTGCAGTTTGAGGTTTTGTATCACCTAAATTTAGATGGGAAGAAATCTGTAATTCAGCAGAGGATAGGGAATGAGCTTTTGATTTTCCCAATTTGAAATACAATTGTGAAGCTTTTAGTTTTAAATTTGCATCTGCATCTTTCCAATTCCCTTGAATTCCAGTTCCTTCAAGCGAAAGATCACCCGACAACTTCATTTCGGGAATGATTCCATGAAGTTGGTCAATGGACCTTTGGAATGAGGTCAGTTGCATATTGGATTTTCCCACAAGAACATTCACCTTAGGAGTTTCCTTCGATACGTCTTGAATGGAACCTGATAAACTAAGCCAAGACTGTCCCAAAACTCTAAGGTCTAATTGGTTAATGCTTACTTGATCCAATTGGTTGTCATAATGAATATCAGATAACAGACGTAATCCGAGCTGAACTGGTTTTTTACGAACCTCAAGTAAAATATCATCCTTCCCAATGTCTGTGGTAAACAAAAACATTTCAGGAGAAACGGTTCTGTCCCATTCAAATCGTAAGGACATAGGAATTGTTTGTTTCCATCGAAGTTCTTCCGAATCTAAATCCAATGGAATTGGTTTGGTTGCATTGAGAGAAAGAAGGACATGATCGATCTGATTTACAGCAGATAAATCAAAAGGAATGGAAGTAAACCTGTTAGTCTCCAGTTCCGTTTGTAAAGAGAGATCCTGGATGGAGAAAAAATGCAATGAACCTGTTTCACGTTTCAATTGAAATTCTACCGCATCCAAATCGATATAAGCACTGGCCTGTAACGGGAGATAGGTTTTGAGTTCGGTTAGCGGTGCTTTCGGCTCTGGAGTTGGTTCTGGTAAGGGTGATTTGGACTTTTTCACCAGAGAAACAAAGTTCCACTGACCCGACCGTTCTTCGATTTGAATCTTAGCGTTTTTAAGGCCAATTTCCGATATTTTAATTTTTCCAAAAAGTAATAGAGGAAGGTTGTAACGAAGGCGAAGTTCTTTGGCTTCCAAAAGAGGCGTATGATCAAAAGGAAGTCCAGGATAAAGACGTAAGTCTTTCACCTCAATCCCAAAGAAAAGGGAGAAAGTACGAAAAGATCCCTCCATCCTTCCCATAGTAAAATGAGATACTAGTTTGGGAACTAGTAGGTCAGCTGTGAATGCATTGAATAGAGATTTATAGAGAAGGAAAAGGACCAAAAGTCCACGAAAGGTTTTTGTTTTGGCGATTCCTAAACTTACCTTCAGGATTGGATTCATTAGCAGAATCGCCTCGAGCGATTAATATTCGAAGGAGTCTTCAGCCTCTTCCAGAGTTTTATATATCTCGAAAACGCTAGAAAGCTTTGTGATTTCCATTAGGTTCTCGATATCGGAATTTAAGTTCGCAAATACCAGTCTACCATTTAGGCCATCAATATGTTTATAGATATTGAGAAATGTTCCTAAACCAGCTGAGTTGATGAAAGGAACCTTTTTCAAATCAATAATAAATTTAGGGACTTGGCCTTTTTTGATGTACTGTTCAATCTTTTCAGATAGCTCGAACTCATTTCCGGCTTTGATGGCACCTTCAATTTTAATGATGTGCACGTCGTTTTTACTAGTAACTTTGATTTTCATAACCCTTCGGAAGGTGGTGTTGCCATTAAAATCCTTCGATTTTGCCGAATGTAAAGCAAATTTTTATGCATAGTGCAATAAATCTTTGCCAGCTTTACGAAGTTGATGTTTTCCCTGTGACAAATGGTTGCGAACCGCCTTTCTGGAAATTCCTAAGAGCTTTGCGATCTCTCTTTCGGAAAAAAAACTTCGATCGATGGCTCTCGTCCTTCTCAAAATCCAGAGTTTCTTTTGTTTGAGATACCATTTCCTCCGATTGGGTTCAGTTGCTTCATATAACTTTCGAGTGTACCTAGTAATCATACCAGAAAGCCGAGATAAAATTTGGCGTTGGCGAAATCGTTTCTCATCAAGCTCCCGATAAAAAATCTCAATATCATGACCTGTCTCTCGTAACTTCCAGAGAAGAAGTTGTTTTAGATTTTGTTTCATTCTCAAATCAAACTGTAAGGCCAATACCAATCCTGTGAGTGTTGGTAATTTTTCCAATTCTAACTGGAGTAGATTTCCCTCTTCCAAAATTTCTATGGGAATCTCTTCATTGGCTGGCAAATCATAATTCCATAATTGTAAATAGAGTTCTCCCGATTCCGAAATTTCTGTGCGGCGGAAACGATTTCGATATTGGTTAAAAGCATAAGTAACAAAAAACCCAAGAACATTGGTTATATGATAATTTAAACTCAAAGTCCACATCTTTGAAAAAACTTCTAATATTGTTACCACCATTTCACAACTTTCGTCATCGGTAATTTTTCTTTTTTTGGCCAACCTGTCGACCATCCAAATGGGCAATTCCTCTTTCAGAATATTTGGATCATTATTGGAACGAGCTTTTTCGATGAGAGGGAGTATGTTTTCGTCTAGTATTTTGGGTAACATGGATGGAATTTATAATTCATCCACAAAGGAAAGAAAGCCTAATACAGATTATAGCAAAGATTGATTTCCCGATCTATGAACTTGATTTGTTCAAGTATGAACTTTTAAATTTATTTTTTGCAATGAGTAAAAGTGAGACAGATAAGATGACATGAAACAAATTAAAGAAAACAAAAGGGAAAAAAGATAATACAGACACACCCAGTGAAGTAGACATAAATGCTCCGCAACTGTTCCAAGGAATAAGAGGAGAAGTGATTGTGCCTGAGTCTTCTAAAGAACGAGAAATATCTTTTTCAGGAATTCCTTTCTCTTCTGCCAGACTTCGAAAGGCACGGGCAGGAATTACTAATGATAAATATTGGTCAGCAGTCACTAAATTAAGAAGAAAGGATGTTCCCATAGTTGAAAGTAAAATATCCCACCTGTCTTTTGCCCAATTCTTTATATGCATTAGAATTTCGTTAAGGTATCCATAACCTTCTACAACAGCTCCAAACCAAACGGCAGAAAGAATTAGAATTTCCGTTGGCAATATTGCAACCACACCTCCTCCACTTAAAAAACGATCTAACACATCATTTCCCGAATGCGACACAAACCCATATACTAAAGATTTCCCTATGGAAAATTGAAATCCTAATTCAGAAATACTAAATCCAATGGCAGAAATTATTCCAAGTAACAGCGATAATCTGATGTGTAATTTGAATAAAGCGGAACCAAATACTAAAACTACGGGAATGAATTTAAGCCAAAAAATTTGGTGATTAGGACCAGACAATAGACTTTCCGATTGCAAAGATAAATTCGTAATTTGATTGGAATCCAAAGTATAAACATTTAAAACATAAAATGCGAAAATAGCGACACCGAAGCTAATACAAGTTGTCTTTAACATATGCCGGATATGAGTCCAGATAGGAACATGTGTTAAACTGGAAGCCAAGTTGGTTGTATCGGAAAGAGGAGAAAGTTTGTCCCCAAAATAACAACCACTCACGATGGCACCGGCCGCCATGGTTTGCGGAAAAGAAATCACTTCGGCAACACCCATAAGAGCAACACCAAGAGTTCCTGCTGTAGTCCAAGAAGAACCAGAAACCATAGCCGCTATAGCGGATACTATGGCCAAGGAGGGCAAAAAATAATCCGGCTGCAAAAACAAAATTCCTGTTTGGATCATTGTCAAAAGAACACCCGAATGAGCCCAAGAAGCAATGAGCATTCCCACAAAAAAAAGGATCTCCATCGCTGGCAGAACAGAAAGAAAGTTTTTACGAAAGGCTGATTTCAAAAAGACAATCTTTCGATTTCCTCGTTGTAAAAAGGAAAGAAGTCCTGCCACTAACAATGCGACAGGATGCGGGTATGGGATCACCCAAACAAAACGAAACAAAAGTATGGATAGGACTAAGTATAAAAGTGGAGAAAGAGAGAGAAAAATAGAATTCTGTTTTTCTCTCTCCATACTTTAAAGAAAGGTAATATTGATATAATAAATAGAAAATCCAAAAAGAAACAAAATACCAAACCAGGAGAGTAAATTCATCCATGGTTTTGGCCTTTGTTCTTTCGGAATTTCTTTTCCAAATAAAATCAAATGGTGGATCAGAGCAAGAACAGGCGCATTCAAAAAGGAAACAGTAGTAGCAAAGTCTACCAAACTCTTCATATTCGTTCTAAAAAAAAGTAAAATGAGAATAGAGCCCACACCAACTATGACAATCCAATACCAATAGAGTTTTTCTGTAGGAATTTTTTCCAGAGGTTTGAACAATCGACGACTTGCATTCGATACAACGCGAGGATAAGCATCAAAACAAGTAAGTGTTGTAGAAAACATAGTAAAAAATGCTGCAACGAGAATGATGGGGTAAGACCAAGATCCAATGGCAGAAGTGTATAATTTAACTAACTCTGATGCAAAACTCACTGCTTGAGAAGAAAACTCCGCACCAGTATTATACATCATATTTGCACCTAACGCTAAAAAACATACGGCAAGTAAAGTAGTCCCAATATAACCAATGTTAAAATCGATCATCGCATATTTCATAGGAGGGAGTTTACCATCGGGAGTTTTTTTTGCCAATGTCCAATCGGATTGCCAGACAGCCGCTTCAATAGGGATGGGCATCCATCCCATTAAGGCAATCAGGAAAGCAACATCACCTAAGTTGGATATGGAAAAAGTTTTTCCTCCAGTTTCTAATTTAGGAATGGCAGCATAAAAAGAAAGGATCATAGCTACTATTGTAGAAACAGTTAACAAAACAACGATCCATTTCATCAGTCCGTCGAGGGCAGCAAATTTTCCAATCGCAAGTAAAAGAAAACAAAACACCAAAATGATCGCACAAAGTAACCATGGTTCCATGGTTACCCCAAGAAGATTTGAAAAGAGCCCAGAAGTGACAAGTGTGACTGTGGCGACAATAATACACATTGTTCCGATTGATATGAAGAAAAATATCCATACTGGCAATCGTCCCAATGCTTCATAGCCATCTAACAAGGATTTACCGGTAATGATCGTATACCTAGTTCCCACAACAAAAAATGGATACTTTATCAAATTAGCAAATAATACAACAAAGAGCAGTCCATATCCATATACGGCTCCCGCTCGAGTCGATTGCACAAGATGAGAAACACCAACGGCGGCACCGGCATACAAAAGCCCAGGACCAAGATAAGCTAAAAAAGGAAATCGTCTCATTTTGGACAAAATGCGGTTATTAGAAAGTTTTTGCTACTCTATTCGAAAGATTATCGATTCAAATAACGAAATAGAATTTGATTGAGTGCTAAAATATCGATCGGTTTGGTCAAAAATTGATCCATTCCTACATCGAAACATTTTTTTCGTTCTTCATACAAGGCGCCAGCAGTGAGTGCAATGATAGGAACTTTCGCTCCAGATGGGTGTTTACGAATCTCGGTTGCAGCTTCCAAACCATCCATATTGGGCATCTGAACGTCCATAAATACTAAATCAGGTTTCGATTCTCGAAAAAAACGAACTCCTTCCAGCCCATCCACAGCTTCTTCAATCTGAGCTTTTGGAATGTATTTGTGAATCATACGTTTCAGTAACTCCCGATTCATTTCATTGTCTTCCACTACCAATATATTTGGTGAAATTTCGTTCAAAGTAGATTGTTGGAAGTTTGCAAGTAATTCTGTTTGGATTTCACTTTCATCTTGCGTATCTACCATAGACGTTTGATCTATACACATACATTCGATTACAAATTGAAACTCGGTTCCAAATCCTGGTTTGGACTGGACCTCAATTTCTCCCCCCATCAAATCTAACAATGATTTTGTGATTCGAAGGCCAAGCCCAGTTCCCCCATACCTTCTGGTAGAATTGGATTCTCCTTGCCAAAAAGATTGGAATAAATGTGACTTATGTTCCTCAGGAATCCCTATTCCAGTGTCTGTGATTGTAAATTCTAGTTTTGTTTTTTGATGCGTCTTCGGTGAAGCATTTACTTTCAATACAACACCACCTACCTCAGTAAATTTCACAGCATTCCCGAGTAAATTGATGAGAATTTGACGAAGTCTTGTTGCATCTACTAATATAATTTCAGGTAAATTCGGACCTTCTTCGAGTGTTAGTTGGATTCCCTTTTCACTTGCCTTCCACTTCAACACACCTAACGAATCTTTAATGATTTGTTTTAGGTTCGAAGTGACTTCATTTAAAACAAGTTTTCCTGCTTCAATTTTTGAAATATCCAAAACGTCGTTGATAATTCCAAGTAGACCATGCGCGCTACTAATGGCATTTCGCACATATTCTTTTTGGTCAGAATCCAAACTCGTAGTAAGGAGTAATTCGTTAAATCCAATGACTCCATTTAGAGGAGTTCTGATTTCGTGACTCATATTGGCAACAAATTCTGATTTTGCTTGATTGGCTCTTTCTGCTTCTTTGATGGCACTGAGTAAGCGAAACTCAGCACTTTTGCGGCCAGTTATATCATTCATATGAACTACAAAATAACAAGCATTACCATTTCTATCTTTCACTAAAGTATTTGATATTTCAACCCAGAGAATATTTCTATCTTTTGAAAAAAATCTTTTTTCATAAATCATATTCTCTTTCGAGCCACTAAGTGCTGCTTCTCGAAAGGAATCAAAAAGTTGTTTGTCTTCTTCATAGGCGAACTCATTGGTTTTTCTTCCAATAAGTTCTTTTTCAAAATAACCCAACATAGATTCTAACTTTTTATTTACTCTTACAAACCTGCCATCTAGATCTAATATACATACGCCAACTCCTGCGTTATCGAAACTCATTCGAAAACGTTCTTCGCTGTCTGCCAGTTCTTCTTGGATTTTATTTTCTTCAGTAATATCACGATTGATTGCAATAACACCAATCGTTTTGCCAGATTTATCTTTTAGAAGACTGGCGGCTGATCGAATGGTTAACCGCTCAGACCCTTTGGTGTATTGAAATACTTCGCCTTGCCAAATTCCTTTACTTTGTAATTCTGAAATACGCAAGTCTCTTGTTGAATGGTTTTGTTCTGTTTTTAAAACTGTAATTGTAGATTCACCAATAACTTCTTTTGCCGTAAACCCATAGATTCTTTCAGCAGCAAGATTCCAGCTAGTAATGCGGAATTCTAGATCCGTAACAATCACTGCATCATATAGGTATTGCAAAATTAGTGAAGAGTATACTTCACTTGGAATCAAATTTTCCATTTCTACCTAATACCTGAACAGCTTCAAATAAAAGTGCAAGCTTTAACTATCTAAAGATTTTGAGAAAAAGAAATTCCTACTATTTTTTCGGAATTTGTTTTTCTCCCTTAGTGAATCTACTTATAAATCAAAATCCTTTTACAGAAAATATTAGATTATTTTGATATTATAGTCCTTTGTTTCCAGAGCAAATAAATCGCAGGATAAACTGCTAGTTCCATGACAAAGCTGGTTCCAAGACCACCCACCATAGGAGCCGCAATACGTTTCATCAAATCAGCCCCAGATCCACTTGCCCACATAATGGGTAATAATCCAATGAATCCAGACATTACCGTCATCATCTTGGGTCGAATCCTTTGGACAGCGCCTTCCATGATAGCTTGTTTCAATACCGGGATTGTCATCACTTCATTTTCCCTTTTGTGTTTTTCAAAAGACAAATCCAAATACATTAACATAAATACTCCTGTTTCCGCATCCAATCCTAACAGTGCAATCATACCGACCCAAACAGCAATAGAAACTTGGTACCCTAAAAAATAAATAAGCCAGATAGCACCAATTAAAGAAAATGGAACTGCAGTTAGTACAATCATTGCCTTCATCATTGAGCCCGTACTCCAATATAGAAGAAGACAAATTAATACGAGTGTGATCGGTAAAACAATTTTCATCCGATCCCTAACGCGTATTATATTCTCATATTGACCACTCCATTCTAAAAAAATTCCTTTGGGGATTTTTATATTGAGTTCCACAATTTTCTTCATTTTCGAAACAAATCCAAGTAGGTCAGTCTCACTTGTATCCAAATAAACATATCCAGTCAAAAATCCATTTTCATCTCTGATCATGGCAGCTCCTGTCACAAATTCAACAGTAGCAACGGAACTTAAAGGTATATGAGCACCACTTCGAATCGGAATTAAAACTTTCATAATCCTTTCTAAATTATCTCGGTATTCTCTTGGATAACGAATCTGAATGGAATACCTTTCCCTCTTTTCTATTGAAGTAGAAATGGTTTCTCCACCCAAAGCGGAAAGTATCGTCTTTTGGATTCCGTCTATTGTTAATCCATATTTTGCAGCTAACTCCCTTTTTATGTTAATATCCAAATAATAACCACTGGAAGTCCGTTCTGCAAAAACTGATCTCACCCCTGGTTCATTTTTCAAAGTTTCTTCTATGGCAATTCCAAGCTTTTGTATTTCTTCGCTATTCTCCCCCTGTACTTTGATTCCAATCGGTGTTCGTATTCCCGTAGAAAGCATATCGATTCTTGCTCGAATGGGTTGTGTCCAAGCATTAGTAAACCCTGGGAAATCTAAAGAGAGGTTCATCTCTTCTAATAACTTTTCTTTACTCATCCCTTCTCGCCACTCCGACTCAGGTTTTAAATTGATGATGACTTCAAACATAGAGAGAGGAGAAGGATCCGTTGATGTTTCCGCACGACCAGCCTTCCCATACACTGACTCAACTTCCGGAAATTCCTTTAATTTAGCATCCATTAGGTTTAAAATTCGTTCTGCTTCCCCGATGGATAATCCTGGTAGGGTTGTTGGCATATAAAGAATACTACCTTCATTTAACGGAGGTAAAAATTCAGTTCCAATTTTGAAAAAAACAGGCAGAGTCAGAAAAACCAAAACAAAGGCACAAAAAACCGTTCGACGCGGATATTCTAATACTTTTTTTACCACCGGTTCATAGAAATGAAAGAGTCGTTTACTAATTGGATGTTTTTCTTCCGGTAAGTATTTTCCAACAAACACAGAAGTAAGAATTTTGTTTATGGAAGGAGTGAATCCAACAATGGGATCCATTCTTGTAAACATCATACGAAAGGCAGGATCTAAAGTAATCGCAAGAATAGCAGCAATAGCCATTGTTAGGTTCTTGGATAATGC
The window above is part of the Leptospira terpstrae serovar Hualin str. LT 11-33 = ATCC 700639 genome. Proteins encoded here:
- a CDS encoding STAS domain-containing protein — translated: MKIKVTSKNDVHIIKIEGAIKAGNEFELSEKIEQYIKKGQVPKFIIDLKKVPFINSAGLGTFLNIYKHIDGLNGRLVFANLNSDIENLMEITKLSSVFEIYKTLEEAEDSFEY
- a CDS encoding sigma-70 region 4 domain-containing protein, producing MLPKILDENILPLIEKARSNNDPNILKEELPIWMVDRLAKKRKITDDESCEMVVTILEVFSKMWTLSLNYHITNVLGFFVTYAFNQYRNRFRRTEISESGELYLQLWNYDLPANEEIPIEILEEGNLLQLELEKLPTLTGLVLALQFDLRMKQNLKQLLLWKLRETGHDIEIFYRELDEKRFRQRQILSRLSGMITRYTRKLYEATEPNRRKWYLKQKKLWILRRTRAIDRSFFSEREIAKLLGISRKAVRNHLSQGKHQLRKAGKDLLHYA
- a CDS encoding Na+/H+ antiporter NhaC family protein, with amino-acid sequence MEREKQNSIFLSLSPLLYLVLSILLFRFVWVIPYPHPVALLVAGLLSFLQRGNRKIVFLKSAFRKNFLSVLPAMEILFFVGMLIASWAHSGVLLTMIQTGILFLQPDYFLPSLAIVSAIAAMVSGSSWTTAGTLGVALMGVAEVISFPQTMAAGAIVSGCYFGDKLSPLSDTTNLASSLTHVPIWTHIRHMLKTTCISFGVAIFAFYVLNVYTLDSNQITNLSLQSESLLSGPNHQIFWLKFIPVVLVFGSALFKLHIRLSLLLGIISAIGFSISELGFQFSIGKSLVYGFVSHSGNDVLDRFLSGGGVVAILPTEILILSAVWFGAVVEGYGYLNEILMHIKNWAKDRWDILLSTMGTSFLLNLVTADQYLSLVIPARAFRSLAEEKGIPEKDISRSLEDSGTITSPLIPWNSCGAFMSTSLGVSVLSFFPFVFFNLFHVILSVSLLLIAKNKFKSSYLNKSSS
- a CDS encoding NRAMP family divalent metal transporter — translated: MRRFPFLAYLGPGLLYAGAAVGVSHLVQSTRAGAVYGYGLLFVVLFANLIKYPFFVVGTRYTIITGKSLLDGYEALGRLPVWIFFFISIGTMCIIVATVTLVTSGLFSNLLGVTMEPWLLCAIILVFCFLLLAIGKFAALDGLMKWIVVLLTVSTIVAMILSFYAAIPKLETGGKTFSISNLGDVAFLIALMGWMPIPIEAAVWQSDWTLAKKTPDGKLPPMKYAMIDFNIGYIGTTLLAVCFLALGANMMYNTGAEFSSQAVSFASELVKLYTSAIGSWSYPIILVAAFFTMFSTTLTCFDAYPRVVSNASRRLFKPLEKIPTEKLYWYWIVIVGVGSILILLFFRTNMKSLVDFATTVSFLNAPVLALIHHLILFGKEIPKEQRPKPWMNLLSWFGILFLFGFSIYYINITFL
- a CDS encoding PAS domain-containing hybrid sensor histidine kinase/response regulator, which gives rise to MENLIPSEVYSSLILQYLYDAVIVTDLEFRITSWNLAAERIYGFTAKEVIGESTITVLKTEQNHSTRDLRISELQSKGIWQGEVFQYTKGSERLTIRSAASLLKDKSGKTIGVIAINRDITEENKIQEELADSEERFRMSFDNAGVGVCILDLDGRFVRVNKKLESMLGYFEKELIGRKTNEFAYEEDKQLFDSFREAALSGSKENMIYEKRFFSKDRNILWVEISNTLVKDRNGNACYFVVHMNDITGRKSAEFRLLSAIKEAERANQAKSEFVANMSHEIRTPLNGVIGFNELLLTTSLDSDQKEYVRNAISSAHGLLGIINDVLDISKIEAGKLVLNEVTSNLKQIIKDSLGVLKWKASEKGIQLTLEEGPNLPEIILVDATRLRQILINLLGNAVKFTEVGGVVLKVNASPKTHQKTKLEFTITDTGIGIPEEHKSHLFQSFWQGESNSTRRYGGTGLGLRITKSLLDLMGGEIEVQSKPGFGTEFQFVIECMCIDQTSMVDTQDESEIQTELLANFQQSTLNEISPNILVVEDNEMNRELLKRMIHKYIPKAQIEEAVDGLEGVRFFRESKPDLVFMDVQMPNMDGLEAATEIRKHPSGAKVPIIALTAGALYEERKKCFDVGMDQFLTKPIDILALNQILFRYLNR
- a CDS encoding efflux RND transporter permease subunit, yielding MIRTIIRFSAENKYLVLFVTVILLFVSYFSVKNIAMDALPDMSDTQVIIYSKWDRSPDIIEDQVTYPIVTSLLGAPKVKSVRGFSDFGYSFVYVIFEDGTDLYWARSRVNEFLSQLQSNLPKDVTLNLGPDATGVGWIFQYVLVDETGKMDLSELRSLQDFKLKYLFTSVPGVSEVASIGGFRKQYQIQIDPLKLQIYGIDMDTVIDRVRESNDEVGARLLEIGGAEFMIRVKGYAKSIEDLERVSIGSDPNGTPIFLYNIAKVITGPNLRRGVGDYNGMGDRVSGIVVMRHGENALRVIEDVKLKMESIQSSLPEGVKIIPVYDRSILIQKTIRLLKEKLLEEMIVVSIIILIFLWHIPSAIVPILTIPIAVLLSFIPMYLADIGSNLMSLAGIALSIGVLVDGAIVEVENAYKKLEEWESGGRIGDFHVVRLEALLEVGPSVFYSLLIIAVAFLPIFTLVDQEGRLFRPLALSKNLTMAIAAILAITLDPAFRMMFTRMDPIVGFTPSINKILTSVFVGKYLPEEKHPISKRLFHFYEPVVKKVLEYPRRTVFCAFVLVFLTLPVFFKIGTEFLPPLNEGSILYMPTTLPGLSIGEAERILNLMDAKLKEFPEVESVYGKAGRAETSTDPSPLSMFEVIINLKPESEWREGMSKEKLLEEMNLSLDFPGFTNAWTQPIRARIDMLSTGIRTPIGIKVQGENSEEIQKLGIAIEETLKNEPGVRSVFAERTSSGYYLDINIKRELAAKYGLTIDGIQKTILSALGGETISTSIEKRERYSIQIRYPREYRDNLERIMKVLIPIRSGAHIPLSSVATVEFVTGAAMIRDENGFLTGYVYLDTSETDLLGFVSKMKKIVELNIKIPKGIFLEWSGQYENIIRVRDRMKIVLPITLVLICLLLYWSTGSMMKAMIVLTAVPFSLIGAIWLIYFLGYQVSIAVWVGMIALLGLDAETGVFMLMYLDLSFEKHKRENEVMTIPVLKQAIMEGAVQRIRPKMMTVMSGFIGLLPIMWASGSGADLMKRIAAPMVGGLGTSFVMELAVYPAIYLLWKQRTIISK